The Nakamurella deserti genome contains a region encoding:
- a CDS encoding Fur family transcriptional regulator, whose protein sequence is MPPIRRTDDLLRSAGLRVTRPRRAVLDAVQSRPHSDTDGIITAVKDHFPDVSRQAVYNSLHALTDAGLLRRIQPSGSVARYEARIGDNHHHLVCRTCGVIVDVDCAVGEAPCLTASHDHGFAVDEAEVIYWGHCPACSAA, encoded by the coding sequence GTGCCTCCGATCCGTCGAACCGACGACCTGCTGCGCTCGGCAGGGCTACGGGTGACCCGTCCGCGGCGGGCGGTCCTCGACGCCGTGCAATCGCGCCCGCACTCCGACACGGACGGCATCATCACCGCGGTGAAGGACCACTTCCCTGATGTGTCACGGCAGGCGGTCTACAACTCGCTGCACGCGCTGACCGATGCCGGGCTGCTCCGACGCATCCAGCCGTCGGGCTCGGTCGCCCGTTACGAGGCACGCATCGGCGACAACCACCACCACCTGGTGTGCCGCACCTGCGGGGTGATCGTCGACGTCGACTGCGCGGTCGGCGAGGCACCCTGCCTGACCGCGTCCCACGACCACGGCTTCGCCGTCGACGAGGCGGAGGTCATCTACTGGGGCCACTGCCCCGCGTGCAGCGCCGCCTGA